The genomic stretch CGCTCGCGAAACCTCTTCCGGCACCCATGTCTTCGTCAAAGAACATGTCATGAAGAACAAGGAATATCGCAGCGATGCCCTGCTGCAAAGCTCCAGCGCCGCTATCGTCAAGGAAGTGGAAGGCAACAAAGGCGCCATCGGTTATGTCGGTCTCGGTTATCTGAAAGACTCCGTCAAAACCATCGCTGTCAAGAAAGACGCCGGCTCTGCCGCTGTGCTGCCCTCTGAAGCCTCTGTCAAAGATAAATCCTACCCTGTCTCCCGTCCGCTCTTCGTCTACTCGGCTGGTGAGCCCCAAGGTGTCGCCAAGGCCTTCGTCGACTTCATGCTGAGCAGTGAAGGCCAGGCCATCGTCAAGAAGATGGACTTTGTGCCGGTCAAGTAAGAGACAAAACAATCCAGAGCCGGAATAATCTAAAAAGTAGAATGGGCAGAGTGTATGAGTGCTCTGCCCATTTTCCTGCGATGAAGGACCAAGGGGGATGGTGCCATGAGTCCAAACGGCGAAAATACAGCCATCACAACTGAATTCGTAGTGCGCAAAGAATCGTTAAGCAAAGGCGCTTCAAAAAAACGAAGAATTTGGGACGTCGCCGAAAAAATGACCGAGGGTCTCCTCTTTCTCAGCGCCTTTATCGGCGTCGTCACGATCATCCTCATCTTCTTGTTTCTTTTTAAGGAAGCGATTCCTTTGATGACCGATCCGGCTGCGGGCACGCTGCTTTCTAAGAAATGGTACCCTATCTCCAGTCCGCCTGTTTTCGGCCTGCTGCCGCTGATCGCCGGTTCCATCATCGTCACCTTCGGCGCCATTGTCATCAGCGTGCCTTTAGGTGTCGGCGCCGCTATCTACCTGGCCATGGTGGCCAGTCCTGTTGTGCGGGAAACGCTGAAGCCAGCCATTGAGGTCCTCGCCGGCATCCCGTCGGTCGTGGTCGGTTTTTTCGGCCTCGCCGTCCTGGCGCCCTTGATCAAAGACTTATTTAACCTGCCGACCGGCCTGACGGCGTTGACAGGCGCCATCACCTTGGCGCTGATGGCCTTGCCGACGATCACCTCCATCTCGGAAGACGCCATCTCCTCGGTGCCTCGGCGCTATATGGAAGCGTCCCTCAGCCTGGGCGCCACCCGTTGGCAGGCGATCAAGACGGTCATTGTGCCGGCGGCCCTTTCCGGCATCACGGCGGCGATCATGCTGGGCATTGGCCGCGCCATCGGCGAGACGATGACAGTGTTGATGGTTACCGGCAACGCCGGCGTCATTCCAGACACTTTCCTCGTCCCTGTCCGGACCATGACGGCCACCATTGCCGCCGAGATGGGTGAAGTAGCCCGGGGCAGCGACCATTACTATGCCCTGTTCCTCGTCGGCGCCGTACTCTTTTTGATGACCTTTTTGATCAACCTCGTGGCCGACATCGTCAGCCGTCGCATGAAGGAGGTGGAGTAAGTGTCTCCGAAGGTTGCTGAAAAAGTCGCCTTCCATATCCTGCGGGCAATGGCGGCCTTGATCGTGCTGGTCCTCGTCGTCGTGCTCTGGGACCTCTTTTCGAAGGGCTTTCCGGCGCTGACCTGGGAGTTTATCACGGAGAACCCGCGCAAGGGGATGACGGAAGGTGGTATTTTTCCTGCCATTGTGGGTACCTTCTACCTCGTCCTGGCCACGATCCTCTTTGCTTTGCCCGTCGGCGTGATGACAGCTGTCTACCTCGTCGAGTATGCCCGTGAATCCTGGGCGACGCGCATCATCCGTCTTGCTGTCGTCAACCTGGCTGGTGTTCCTTCCGTCGTCTTCGGTCTCTTTGGACTCGGTTTCTTCGTCCTCTTTCTAGACTTCGGCGTCTCCATCCTCTCCGGTTCGCTGACGTTGGCCTTGATGATCCTACCGGTCATCATCACCACTACGGAAGAAGCGTTGCGGGCCGTTCCCAACGGCTACCGGGAGGCCAGCCTCGCCCTTGGCGCGACGAAACTGCAGACGATCCTGCTCATCGTTCTGCCGAACGCCATGCCGGGGATTTTGACGGGCTCCATCCTGGGCGTCGCCCGGGCGGCTGGTGAAACGGCGCCCATCCTGCTGACGGCGGCTGCCTTTTTCTTGCCGCGCCTGCCAAGTAGTGTTTTCGATCAGGTGATGGCCTTGCCCTATCACCTGTATGTCATCGCGACTCAGGTGCCCAACGCCGACCCGAAGATTCCCTACGGAACGGCGACGGTCTTGATGATCCTCGTCCTTGGCCTGAATCTGGTGGCCATTCTGTTGCGCTCGTACTTCCGTCGCATGCGCAGAGTGTAGGAGGAAAACATGGCGAAGACAAAAATTTCCGCAGAAAACGTAAATCTTTACTACGGAGACTTTCAAGCCTTGAGAAACATTACCGTCGCCATCGGCGAGGGAGACGTGACCGCCCTGATCGGTCCCTCAGGCTGCGGCAAGTCGACCTTCTTGCGCTGTCTCAACCGGATGAACGACATCATCCCCAGCTGCCGCGTGGAAGGCAAGCTGATGTTCGAAGACACCGACATCTACCACCCGGACACGGATGTGGTGGCCTTGCGCAAGCGGGTCGGCATGGTCTTCCAGGCGCCCAATCCCTTCCCCAAGACGGTCTATGAGAACGTAGCCTATGCGCCGAAGCTGCATGGCCTCAAAGACAAGCGCAAGCTTGATGAGATCGTGGAGACGACGTTGCGCCAGGCGGCGCTGTGGGATGAGGTGAAGGACCGCCTGCACAAACCGGCCCTCGGCCTGTCCGGCGGCCAGCAACAGCGCCTCTGCATCGCCCGCGCCCTGGCCATCCAGCCAGAAGTTCTTTTGATGGATGAGCCCACCTCTGCCCTCGACCCGATCTCGACCTTGAAGATCGAAGAATTGATCCGAGAACTGAAACAGCACTACACCATCGTCATCGTCACCCACAACATGCAGCAGGCAGCGCGCATCTCCGACAAGACGGCCTTCTTCCTTGTAGGCGATCTCGTCGAATTCGATGATACAGAGGTCATCTTCACCAATCCGAAAGACCAGCGCACCGAAGACTACATCACGGGACGCTTCGGCTAAGGCTGTACGCTTCGCTCCGCGGCCTCAGGGGAAACCTAACCTTTCGATCAGCCTTGCTTCTGATTGAACACCCAAGGATAAGGAAAGGGCGGATGGCTCATGACGACGCGTTCGGAATTTGACGTGTCTTTGAAAAATTTACAACAGGATCTGCTTCGCATGGGCGCCCTGGTAGAGGAACAGATCGAAAAGGGGATCGAGGCGCTGGTCCGGCAGGACGTGGCCTTGGCCGATGCAGTCGTCGCCAACGATGACGAGATCGATCGCATGCAGCTGACTATTGAGGACCGCTGCATGAAGCTGATCGCCATGCAACAGCCGATGGCCAAGGATCTGCGCCGGATCAGCGCCGCTTGGCGGATCACCATTGACTTGGAGCGGATGAGCGACAACATCGTCGACATTGCCAAAGCCGTACGTAGGTTGGCCCAGGAGGATTATTTCAAACCCCTGGTCGTCATCCAGAAGATGGCGCAGATCTGCCAGTGCATGGTCAAAGACGGCCTGGACGCCTACGTCTATGAAGACGAGGAACTGGCTATCCGCATGAGCGAACTGGATCATCAGGTCGACGCGCTGTATAAGGAGGTTCTGCAGGAACTTCTGGCGATCATGATCAAGGATCCGCAAAAGATCACTCAGTCGACGCATCTGCTTTTCGTGGCCCGCTACCTGGAGCGGTTCGGCGATCACGCAACCAATATCGCAGAAACCATCGTCTACCTTGTCTCGGGGAAGCGGAAGGATCTGAATGAGTAGCGACGAAACGTTTCGTCTTTGAACATCCGATTCGGAGAAATCAAGAGGGTGGACCCATATGAAAACAAACAGGGGCTCCCAGCAGTTGACTGGGAGCTTGTTTGTTTTCCCCTCATGGACGGGAGCAGACAAGGACAGGCTAAAAATGCGATAATGTCCCGAAGAGACCTCTCGAAGGGTTTGAAAAAGATGTGCCTTTTGCTATCATGGGACAAGAGGGCAGAAGCGAGCGGTTTTCATTGGAACTCCGACGCTTATGCATGGAAGACGCAAAACGAGGAGAGACGCGCATCATGAAACGAGAGATCCAAGTCGATGAACGACTGCCGCTGTTGCAAACGATTCCGCTCAGCATCCAACACCTCTTCGCCATGTTTGGCGCAACCGTCTTTGTCCCCATCATGTTTGATGTCAATCCCGCCACCGTTCTCCTCTTTAACGGTATCGGCACCTTGCTCTACCTGTGGCTCTGTCGGGGCAAGATTCCAGCCTATCTGGGTTCCAGTTTCGCCTTCATCTCGCCGGTCTTCATGGTCCTTCCCAAATACGGCTATGAAGCCGCTTTGGGCGGTTTTATCGTCGTCGGCCTGATCTTCATTATCGTTGCCTTGATCATCAAGGTGACCGGCACCGGTTGGCTCAATGTGATCTTCCCGCCGGCGGCCATGGGCGCCATCGTCGCTGTCATCGGTTTAGAATTGGCCCCGGTAGCTGCCGGGATGGCGGGACTCGTTCCCGATCCGACGGGTGCGACGCCCCTCAACGTCAAGGCGATCACCCTTTCCCTCTTCACCCTGGCGGTAACCCTGATCGGCTCCGTCGTCTTCCGCGGCTTCCTGGCCATCATCCCCATCCTCTTCGGCGTGCTCGCCGGCTACGCATTGGCCGGTTTTATGGGTATGGTCGATTGGACGAAGGTGGTGGAGGCATCCTGGGTGGCCGTACCGAAATTATACTCGCCGCGCTTTGACTTAGGCGCCATCGCCATCATCGCCCCGGCGGCGCTGGTCGTCATCGCCGAGCATGTGGGCCACCTGATTGTGACCGGCAATATCGTCGGCAAAGACCTCTCCCGCGACCCCGGTCTGGACCGCTCTCTCCTTGGCAACGGTTTGTCGACGATGCTCTCCGGCTTTTTCGGCTCGACGCCGAATACGACCTATGGGGAAAACATCGGCGTGATGGCCATCACCAAGGTCTACTCCACCTGGGTGCTCGGCGTTGCGGCCCTCATCGCCATCGGCCTCTCCTTTGTAGGCAAGCTCTCTGCGGCCATCCAGGCCATCCCCGCACCGGTCATGGGCGGCGTCTCCCTGTTGCTCTTCGGCGTCATCGCCGCCTCAGGGGTGCGCATGCTCGTCGAGTCGAAGGTCGATTACTCTAAGGCGACGAACCTGATCTTGACCTCTGTCGTCTTGCTCATCGGCGTCAGCGGCGCTCAGATTCAGTGGGGCGCCATCGCTTTGAAGGGCATGGCATTAGCGACGGTGGTGGCGATTTTCTTGAGCCTGCTCTTTCGGCTTTTTGAAGTTACCGGGCTCTCCAACGAAGCGTCGGCGGAAAAGCGGCGGGAGTCTCACTAAAAGTTACCCGGTTTCCCAAATTCGCTCTTTTCAATCTTGTTAGGTGCTGGGGGGAAAAGGCATGTCCCGGCTGACGATGGTTCCGGTGGGAAAAGAGGCTTTGCGGCAGCGGAGACGGCAGGCTCTCCTGCGCCTGGCGGCGCTTATGTTGTTGCTGGCCGTCGCAGCGGCCGGTCTCTGGTGGATGAAAGACAGGATCACCGGCTATCTCGTCAAGGTCACTGTAGAACTGCAGGCGGCCAAGATGGGACAACTGGCGGAGACGCGTGAACTGCCCGGATGGGTGATCCGCGACGAGCGAATAGTCCATGCGTCGATGGCGGGTCACGTGCAACGGCTGGTGAAGGATGGCGATCGCGTCCGTGTCGGCGCGCCTGTCGTTCGGCTGAAGGGCTTAAGCCCGGTCGGGGAAGAGATGGGCAGCTATCAAGACCTGCCCTCGCCGAGAGCCGGCTTGATCGTCTACCGGCTCGACGGTCTGGAAGAGGTGCTCAATCCCCGGGTGCTTGACGAATTGAGCACAGAACAGCTGAACACCCTGGCGGAGAGACCGCAGGAGATTCCACCTGATGGACTGGCCCAGGCGGGGCAGGGGCTGTTCAAGGTGATCGACAATGTGGAGAAAGCCTACTTCCTGACTCATTACGACGTGAAAGACCTGGGCGAACCGTTGGTGCCGTCGCGGCGGTTGACGCTCGCCCTCAACGCGGCAGGGCCGAATTTTTACGGCAAAGTCCTGCAGGTCCGCGGGACCGACGATGTATGGGCTGTCATCCAGTTGGTCAACCCGCCGGCAGAGGTGTTCAAAAGGCGCCAGTTGCCCTTGCAGATCGTGGACAAGATCCATAAGGGCATCCTCCTGTCCAAGGACACGCTGATTGAGCGAAACGGCGAAAAAGGGGTTTGGCTGGCGGTGAAAAACCGGGCCGAATGGCGACCGATACAGGTAAAAGCGACCATCGGCGACCAGGTGATCATCGATGGGGTTGCCGAAGGGGAATTGGTTGTCCAAAACCCGGCTCTTCTTCGGGAAGGGCAGGAAATTAAATAAAAAACTTGGCAATAGGTAAGAATTCAAGGTAAGAGTAGCAGGATTTCCCTGTCGAACGGCGAAATACGAAGCGTGGTGAAGGGATTGAGCGATCATGGGCCATTTGCAGGAAAATTTGGGCCGTGTGCGCCAACGAATCCGTGATGCCGCCATGCGCGCCGGTCGCGAACCGGAAGCGATCCGGTTGCTGGCGGTGACCAAGACGGTGCCGGTGGAGCAGATCCAAGAGGTTGTTGACGCCGGTGTCGACCTGCTGGGGGAGAACCGTGTGCAGGAACTATTGGCGAAGCATCGCCAGGTGCGTGGTTCGGTCCGCTGGCATATGATCGGCACGCTGCAGACGAATAAAGTAAAGTACATCTACGACAAGGTGGACTTGATCCATTCACTGGACAGGCTGTCCCTGGCCCAGGCGATCAACCGCTATGCCGCTCGGTTAGGTCGTCCCATCGATTGCCTGGTAGAGGTCAACGTGGCGGGGGAGAAGAGCAAACACGGCGTCGACAGGCGCGATTTGATCTCCTTTATCCGCGACGTGACGGCCTTCGAGGGCATACATATCCGTGGATTGATGACGATGGCGCCTTACGTGGACGATCCGGAGGAGACGCGCCCCTTTTTTCGCGATCTCTATCACCTATCCCGCGAAGTGGATGAATTAGGGCTACAAAGGGTAGAGATGAGGCATCTTTCCATGGGCATGTCCAACGATTTTGAAGTTGCAGTCGAAGAAGGAGCGACCATCGTCCGGATTGGCTCCAGCCTGTTCGGCGGTCGTTCGTGAGAGAGGAGGATGGATTTCGATGGCCAAATTGGTAGAGAAGTTTTACAGCATCATGGGGCTTGGCGATGAGATCGAGGAGATGAATGATGCGTCGGTGGCGCCCCACTCTGGTGAGGAACGGGAATCGGCCTTTTCCCGGCGGAGCGCCGAACGGGCTGAGCGGACCGAACGGCCGACGGCGCCTGTTGTCAGTCTGGTGACAGAGCGGCAAAAGAAGGAGTTGAAGGTTGTGGTTTGCGAACCGAAGACCTTTGATGAGGCGAGAGCCATTGCCGACCACCTGAAAAACCGGCGGCAGGTGATCCTCAATCTCGAAAAGGCCGATCGGGAGATGGCCCAGCGGGTCATTGACTTCATCAGCGGCACCACTTATGCGTTGAATGGATCCATGCAGAAGGTGGGCGCCAACATCTTCGTCTTCGCGCCGAGCAACGTGGATATCTCCGGCGAGGTGACCGGCGACGACCTGTCTTCTGTCCGTTCCCCCTTGGCATGGGCCAATAAAGGCTAGGAGGTCCGGCATCATTGAAAGTTTCCCAACTGGAAGGGCGCCGGATCGGCTTCATCGGCGGCGGGGCCATGGCCGAGGCGCTGTTGCGAGGTCTCCTCGTTAACGTCCCGGCTGATCGCCTGACTGTTTCCGATGTATCGCAGGCGCGCCTCGACTCGCTCCATGCGCAACTGGGCGTCATCGTCACCCCTGACAATGAGGAAGTCTGCCGTCGTTCCGACATCTTGGTGCTGGCCGTCAAGCCTCAGGTGCTGCCGGCTGTGCTGGCGCCGCTCAAAGCGGCGGGGGCAATTCTTCCCCGGCACCTGGTCATCTCCATCGCCGCCGGCATCACCCTGGCCCAACTGGAGGACTGGCTCTCTCCAGAGATCCCTGTGGTGCGGGTGATGCCCAACACGCCGGCCCTCGTCGGCATGGGCGCGTCGGCCCTGTCGGGCGGGCGAAGCGCCTCAACGGCCGATGTGGAGATGGCCCGTCAGCTCTTGGAGGCTGTCGGTCTGGCCGAGGTGCTGCCGGAGTCGTATCTGGACGCCGTGACGGCTTTGAGCGGGAGCGGCCCGGCTTATGTGTACCTCTTCATCGAGGCATTGATCGATGCCGGGGTCAAAGAAGGGCTGCCGCGCGACCTGGCTCGCCGGTTGGCCCTGCAGACGGTCATCGGTTCGGCTGAGATGATCCGCCGCACTGGCAACCATCCCGCTGTGGAGCGCGATAAGGTGACCTCGCCCGGCGGCACCACCATCGCCGGCGTCCAGGCGCTGGAGGATGGCGGATTCCGTTCCTCTGTCTTCGCCGCTGTTCACGCGGCTACCCGCCGCGCCCGCGAACTGTCAGGTTCCCGATGAAATGACCCGGCCCTTCTGCCGGGTTCTTGCGTGAAATGGAGGTTGACGAGTTGGGAATCGGCGAGACCTATCAGATCATCAACATCGCCTTTGAGGTGCTGAAGTTTCTCATCGTCATCAGGGTGATCCTCTCCTACTTCCCCCACAACCCGGACGGGACGATCATCCGCTTCATCTACGACCTCACCGAACCGCTCCTGTCGCCGCTGCGGCGGATCATCCCTGTGCCGGCCTCGCTTCCCCTCGATTTTTCCCCCATCGTCGCCTATATCCTGTTGGAGGTCCTGGAGCGTCTGTTGCTCCAATTGCTCTTCTAGATGGACGCTGCCCGTGAACGACGATTCTCGCACCTGCCGCCGGGGGAGGGACGGGAAAAGCTGGCCCGGATCGCCGATCAGGCGGCACAGTGCCGGCGGACGCACCGCCAGCAGGTGACCGATTTTCTGGAGCCCTACCTGCGCAAGGCGGCTCAGGAACTGCTCCGCGGACCCGGTGGGGTTCTCTGTGTCGCTGACGGGGGATATGAGGGCGCTGAGCGCCAGCGGCTCGTCCTCTTGCCTGACGAAGAGGACAGGCCCGACAGCCGCATCTGCTGGGTCCTGGCAGAGCCGGTCAGGAAAGGGGAAAGGATCGGCCACCGCGACTACCTCGGCGCCTTGCTCGGATTGGGGATCCGCCGGGAAAAGGTGGGCGACCTGAAACGGACCGAGCGGGGCTGTGCCGTCGTGCTCGATTGTGACGTCGCCCGCTATGTGGAGGCCCAGTGGCGTCAGGTCCGCCAGTCCGCCCTGACGGTCCGCGTCATCGACGACGGGACGGTCCACGCCTTCATCGATGAGGGGGAGGAGCGGACGATCACCGTCGCCTCCCTGCGATTGGATGCGCTGATCGCCGCCATCTGGCATCTATCCCGTTCGCGGGCTGATGAGGTCATTGGGCGGGGATTGTTGAAGGTGAACGGCCTTGAGATGACCGACGGGAGCAAAAGCGCCGACGAGGGGGACATCCTCTCGCTGCGCGGTTTTGGACGAGCCATCCTGCGTGCTGTCGGCGGCGAGACGAGGAAAGGACGCATCCGGCTCACGGTCTGGCAACCGGTCGACCGCTGAGGGCAGACTGTTGAAGAGACCGACCGTTGAAGGGGTTACGGTGAATTGGCTGACAGGTCAGGGGCCGCCGGTAAACGCCGGTGAAGGAGGTTAGCGATGCTGACACCGCTTGATATCCACCAGAAGGAGTTTCGCAAGGGCGCCTGGGGCTACAAGACAGAAGAGGTGGACGAGTTCCAACGCCAGGTCGCCCAGTCCTTCGAAGAATTGTATAAAGAGAACATCCTTTTGAAGGAACAGGTGGCTCGCTGCGAGGAAAACCTGCTCCGTTACCGTCACTTGGAAGAGACTTTGAACAATACGCTGGTGCTGGCCCAGAAGACAGCCGACGAGCAACGGGCTTCAGCCGAGCGTGAAGCCGAGTTGCGGCTGAAGGAGGCGCGGCTCCAGGCGGAACAGATCGTCGCGGCGGCCTGGGCGAAACAGCAGGAGATGGAGCGCCAGTACGAACACATGCGCAACCAGTTTCGCCAGTTCCGCGTCCAGTTCCGAGCCATGCTGTTGTCCCAACTGGAGACGGTCAAAGGAGAAGATTGGGAAGAGATGGCCAACATGGATGAGCCCTTTGCCGACGCCAGGCCCTGGTCCCCTGCCGCTGTCTCGACCGGCGAGGGTCAGGCCGGCTGATGGGTTGGATTCAGGAACAGCCCGGCGGCTCGATTCGTTTCAGGATCCGGGTGCAGCCGCGGGCATCGAAAAACGAGGTCTGCGGTCTTTTAGACGATGCCTTGAAGGTCCGCCTGACGGCGCCGCCTGTCGACGGTGAGGCGAACGCCGCTTGCCTGCAGTTTATTGCCAAGACCCTCGGCCTCTCCCGCAGCCAGGTGCGTCTGGTGGCGGGGGAGACGTCGCGCTTGAAGACACTTGAGGTGGAGGGAGTCAGTGCAGAGGATTTGCGCAAGAGGTTTGACATCTGAACCAGTTTTTCAGTATAATACTCTTGCACTTTTTGCGCAGCAATCATCGAGCGTCAAGGACCGTTGATGCGAACAACGGTTGATCGCTGATACATCAAACAGCATTGATCGGGACAGGTGCGTGTAGACCGACTTGACAGCGAACCTGGGAGGGTGGAAGCCAGGGCAAGGGCGCTACCCGCATATCCCCCGGGAGCTGCGCCGCCGAACAAGAGTAAGCGGCGCCGGCAAGCGGCCGTTATGCGCATACAAGAGGTGTTTGCCCGGCAGGAACGCTGATCTCTAAAGCCTTGCAGCGCTGTAGCGAGCAGCTTTATGTCCGAAATGCAGCAGTTTTACCTGCCGGAGCGGAACGATCAAGGGTGGCACCGCGAGGGAACTCTCGCCCCTTACCAGATATGGGGCGAGGTTTTTAGTTTTAAACGAGGTGAGAGGCAAGTGAACGGGAAGGAAAGTCCCGACTACGGCAAGACGCTTAACCTGCCCCGGACGGAATTCCCCATGCGGGCGAACCTGCCGAAACGGGAACCGGAAATCATCAAGTTCTGGGAGGAGATCGACCTCTATCGAGAGGTGGCTAAGGCCAACGCCGGCAAGCCCAAGTTTATCCTCCATGACGGCCCGCCTTACGCCAACGGCGAGATCCACCTTGGCCACACGCTGAACAAGGTGCTCAAGGACTTCATCGTCAAGTTTCACTCCATGGACGGCTTTGATGCGCCTTACGTGCCCGGCTGGGATACCCACGGTCTGCCTATCGAGCAGCAGGCCATCAAGACCCTGGGCCTCAATCGCCATGCCGTCTCCACCGTCGAGTTCCGCCGCCGTTGCCAGGAATACGCCTTGAAGTATGTCGACGTCCAGCGCGAAGGCTTCAAGCGGCTCGGCGTGCGCGGCGATTGGGAGAACCCCTATATCACGCTAAAGCCCGAGTTTGAGGCCGCCCAGATCGGCGTTTTCGGCGAGATGGCCAAAAAAGGCTACATCTACAAGGGCTTAAAACCGGTCTACTGGTGCGCCTCCTGTGAGACCGCCCTAGCTGAGGCGGAGGTGGAGTACGCCGACAAGGAATCGCCCTCCATCTATGTCAAGTTCCCCGTCAAGGATTTGAAAGGCCTCTTCGACGCCAAAGACGCTTATGTGGTCATCTGGACGACGACGCCCTGGACGCTGCCGGCCAACGTGGCTGTCACGGTTCACCCTGAATTCGCCTATGTCCTCGTCCGCTTCGGCGGCGACCGGCTGATCGTGGCAAAAGAACTGTTGGCCAAGTTTATG from Heliomicrobium modesticaldum Ice1 encodes the following:
- the pstC gene encoding phosphate ABC transporter permease subunit PstC — translated: MSPNGENTAITTEFVVRKESLSKGASKKRRIWDVAEKMTEGLLFLSAFIGVVTIILIFLFLFKEAIPLMTDPAAGTLLSKKWYPISSPPVFGLLPLIAGSIIVTFGAIVISVPLGVGAAIYLAMVASPVVRETLKPAIEVLAGIPSVVVGFFGLAVLAPLIKDLFNLPTGLTALTGAITLALMALPTITSISEDAISSVPRRYMEASLSLGATRWQAIKTVIVPAALSGITAAIMLGIGRAIGETMTVLMVTGNAGVIPDTFLVPVRTMTATIAAEMGEVARGSDHYYALFLVGAVLFLMTFLINLVADIVSRRMKEVE
- the pstA gene encoding phosphate ABC transporter permease PstA is translated as MSPKVAEKVAFHILRAMAALIVLVLVVVLWDLFSKGFPALTWEFITENPRKGMTEGGIFPAIVGTFYLVLATILFALPVGVMTAVYLVEYARESWATRIIRLAVVNLAGVPSVVFGLFGLGFFVLFLDFGVSILSGSLTLALMILPVIITTTEEALRAVPNGYREASLALGATKLQTILLIVLPNAMPGILTGSILGVARAAGETAPILLTAAAFFLPRLPSSVFDQVMALPYHLYVIATQVPNADPKIPYGTATVLMILVLGLNLVAILLRSYFRRMRRV
- the pstB gene encoding phosphate ABC transporter ATP-binding protein PstB — its product is MAKTKISAENVNLYYGDFQALRNITVAIGEGDVTALIGPSGCGKSTFLRCLNRMNDIIPSCRVEGKLMFEDTDIYHPDTDVVALRKRVGMVFQAPNPFPKTVYENVAYAPKLHGLKDKRKLDEIVETTLRQAALWDEVKDRLHKPALGLSGGQQQRLCIARALAIQPEVLLMDEPTSALDPISTLKIEELIRELKQHYTIVIVTHNMQQAARISDKTAFFLVGDLVEFDDTEVIFTNPKDQRTEDYITGRFG
- the phoU gene encoding phosphate signaling complex protein PhoU, which translates into the protein MTTRSEFDVSLKNLQQDLLRMGALVEEQIEKGIEALVRQDVALADAVVANDDEIDRMQLTIEDRCMKLIAMQQPMAKDLRRISAAWRITIDLERMSDNIVDIAKAVRRLAQEDYFKPLVVIQKMAQICQCMVKDGLDAYVYEDEELAIRMSELDHQVDALYKEVLQELLAIMIKDPQKITQSTHLLFVARYLERFGDHATNIAETIVYLVSGKRKDLNE
- the uraA gene encoding uracil permease, translated to MMKREIQVDERLPLLQTIPLSIQHLFAMFGATVFVPIMFDVNPATVLLFNGIGTLLYLWLCRGKIPAYLGSSFAFISPVFMVLPKYGYEAALGGFIVVGLIFIIVALIIKVTGTGWLNVIFPPAAMGAIVAVIGLELAPVAAGMAGLVPDPTGATPLNVKAITLSLFTLAVTLIGSVVFRGFLAIIPILFGVLAGYALAGFMGMVDWTKVVEASWVAVPKLYSPRFDLGAIAIIAPAALVVIAEHVGHLIVTGNIVGKDLSRDPGLDRSLLGNGLSTMLSGFFGSTPNTTYGENIGVMAITKVYSTWVLGVAALIAIGLSFVGKLSAAIQAIPAPVMGGVSLLLFGVIAASGVRMLVESKVDYSKATNLILTSVVLLIGVSGAQIQWGAIALKGMALATVVAIFLSLLFRLFEVTGLSNEASAEKRRESH
- a CDS encoding HlyD family efflux transporter periplasmic adaptor subunit, producing the protein MSRLTMVPVGKEALRQRRRQALLRLAALMLLLAVAAAGLWWMKDRITGYLVKVTVELQAAKMGQLAETRELPGWVIRDERIVHASMAGHVQRLVKDGDRVRVGAPVVRLKGLSPVGEEMGSYQDLPSPRAGLIVYRLDGLEEVLNPRVLDELSTEQLNTLAERPQEIPPDGLAQAGQGLFKVIDNVEKAYFLTHYDVKDLGEPLVPSRRLTLALNAAGPNFYGKVLQVRGTDDVWAVIQLVNPPAEVFKRRQLPLQIVDKIHKGILLSKDTLIERNGEKGVWLAVKNRAEWRPIQVKATIGDQVIIDGVAEGELVVQNPALLREGQEIK
- a CDS encoding YggS family pyridoxal phosphate-dependent enzyme, which produces MGHLQENLGRVRQRIRDAAMRAGREPEAIRLLAVTKTVPVEQIQEVVDAGVDLLGENRVQELLAKHRQVRGSVRWHMIGTLQTNKVKYIYDKVDLIHSLDRLSLAQAINRYAARLGRPIDCLVEVNVAGEKSKHGVDRRDLISFIRDVTAFEGIHIRGLMTMAPYVDDPEETRPFFRDLYHLSREVDELGLQRVEMRHLSMGMSNDFEVAVEEGATIVRIGSSLFGGRS
- a CDS encoding cell division protein SepF — its product is MAKLVEKFYSIMGLGDEIEEMNDASVAPHSGEERESAFSRRSAERAERTERPTAPVVSLVTERQKKELKVVVCEPKTFDEARAIADHLKNRRQVILNLEKADREMAQRVIDFISGTTYALNGSMQKVGANIFVFAPSNVDISGEVTGDDLSSVRSPLAWANKG
- the proC gene encoding pyrroline-5-carboxylate reductase; amino-acid sequence: MKVSQLEGRRIGFIGGGAMAEALLRGLLVNVPADRLTVSDVSQARLDSLHAQLGVIVTPDNEEVCRRSDILVLAVKPQVLPAVLAPLKAAGAILPRHLVISIAAGITLAQLEDWLSPEIPVVRVMPNTPALVGMGASALSGGRSASTADVEMARQLLEAVGLAEVLPESYLDAVTALSGSGPAYVYLFIEALIDAGVKEGLPRDLARRLALQTVIGSAEMIRRTGNHPAVERDKVTSPGGTTIAGVQALEDGGFRSSVFAAVHAATRRARELSGSR
- a CDS encoding YggT family protein, with amino-acid sequence MGIGETYQIINIAFEVLKFLIVIRVILSYFPHNPDGTIIRFIYDLTEPLLSPLRRIIPVPASLPLDFSPIVAYILLEVLERLLLQLLF
- a CDS encoding RNA-binding protein; the encoded protein is MDAARERRFSHLPPGEGREKLARIADQAAQCRRTHRQQVTDFLEPYLRKAAQELLRGPGGVLCVADGGYEGAERQRLVLLPDEEDRPDSRICWVLAEPVRKGERIGHRDYLGALLGLGIRREKVGDLKRTERGCAVVLDCDVARYVEAQWRQVRQSALTVRVIDDGTVHAFIDEGEERTITVASLRLDALIAAIWHLSRSRADEVIGRGLLKVNGLEMTDGSKSADEGDILSLRGFGRAILRAVGGETRKGRIRLTVWQPVDR
- a CDS encoding DivIVA domain-containing protein gives rise to the protein MLTPLDIHQKEFRKGAWGYKTEEVDEFQRQVAQSFEELYKENILLKEQVARCEENLLRYRHLEETLNNTLVLAQKTADEQRASAEREAELRLKEARLQAEQIVAAAWAKQQEMERQYEHMRNQFRQFRVQFRAMLLSQLETVKGEDWEEMANMDEPFADARPWSPAAVSTGEGQAG
- a CDS encoding DUF167 domain-containing protein, with product MGWIQEQPGGSIRFRIRVQPRASKNEVCGLLDDALKVRLTAPPVDGEANAACLQFIAKTLGLSRSQVRLVAGETSRLKTLEVEGVSAEDLRKRFDI